In the Deltaproteobacteria bacterium CG2_30_66_27 genome, TCAGGACCTGGCGAAGTTCGGTCCGGCCGACGGCGTGTACAACTACGGAGCGGGCCTGGCGAAGTTCACGGCCGGAGACAACACGTCCGGCGGGACCACGGTCTACTTCTCCGATTACGACGCGACGCGCAAGTTCGACAAGTTCAAAACAGCGGAAAGCGCACCCGCCGGGACCGTGTATGCGACGGTGCGCGTCTATAAGGATGCGGCCGACAACACCTACAAAATGCAGTTCACGAACGTCGCCAACCCGTCGGACAACAACAGCGGCATGACCCACGAAGTGGCCCTGAACTACGGCGGAGGCCTCTATAAACAGAGGTACATGACCACGCTTGCCGGCAAAGAGAGCATCTACATGCTTCCGCTTCAGTTCAATGCCGCCGGGAGCGACAGCTCTGCCGACCGCACGAAGAAGGTGTGGCGCGATTACCACCTCGACCAGTGGTGGAACACGGCCGACAACACGTTCAAAACCGCACCCGCGGCGGCGAACAGTTTCGACTTCCAGTGCGCGCCTTGCCACTACACCGGCTACAGCGTCACCCGGAACGCGGGCGGCGAATATGTGGCCTCCGGCGTCCCGGATGCCGGCGGGGAAGTGCACCCGGTGACGGGTACGAAGCAGGAACTGAACATCGGGTGCGAGTCCTGCCACGGACCCGGCTCCGGACATGTGGCGGCCGGCGGCCAGGGCAAGTCCATCGTCTCCCCCGGACTGATCACCTCCGAACGGTCGAACATGATCTGCGGGCAGTGCCACAGCCGTTCCCAGGGCAACGATTCCTACGGGATCCACAAGGATTCCCCGCTCGACAACACCAACAAGATGATGGTCGCCGGAACAAGCAGAGCCGCTTTCCTGGCCGGCAATACCAGCCGTCACGACGCCACGACCACCGATCTCTGGGGTGACGGCAAGCACTCGAAGTCGCACCATCAGCAGTACACCGATTTCATCCAGTCGCCAAAGTACCGGAACGGATCGAGTCTCTTGACCTGCTATTCCTGCCACGATCCGCATGCACCGGGGACCGACCGGCACCAGCTCTCCGGCACGACCGACAACGGCCTGTGCCAAACCTGCCACACGACCGTGACCGATGTCGCCGCGCACATGACGGCGAAAGTCGGCTTTTCCATGGGCGCAGGCACCAAGTGCATCCAGTGCCACAATCCGAAGACGGCGACCAGCGGGGCGGGCAGCAACCCGACGACTCCCGCCATCGGCGGCACGTCGGCGACCAAGTATTACCAGGGCGACATTAGCTCCCACCTCTTCGACGTGCCCCGGAAAACCGCCACATCGTCGTCGAATCCCATGCCCGTTCCATGTGTGCGATTTCCACGCGCTTTCCTGATAATATCGTGAGGACCGTATGCTGCCCGCCGCGTGAAGACGGACGGTGCGTCTCGATGCGAAGGGAAAGTGTCATGAAGATGTTGTTGCTCGCGTTTTCTCTCTGCGCAGTCCTCGCCGCCGGATGCGCCCGGCAGGAAACGGCGGCGCCACCGTCGTCCCCTCCTGAAATGACGCTCCTGATCGGGCTGACCCCCGAGCACAACATCTTCAAGCAGATCAGGCGGTACGAGCCGCTCGCCGACTACCTTTCGGAAAAAACCGGCGTCCGGGTCACGCTGAAGGTTCTCACGTACCGCGGAAACGTCATCGACAACTTCCAGTCCCTGAAGCTCGACGGTGCGTTTTTCGGGAGTTTCGGCTATGTGCTGGCGCACGCGAAACAGGGCGTCGTGGCGCTCGCGCGGCCGGAGTATCCCGACGGGAGCTCCTCGTACCATGGGGTCCTCTTCGTCCGGAAGGACGGCGGAATCCGCACGGTCCGGCAGATGAAAGGGAAGCGGCTCGCCCTGGTGGCGCGGGCGACCACCGCCGGGTATCTTTTCCCGATGATCTTCCTGAAGAGGGCCGGGGTCGTAAACCCCGAAACCTTTTTCAGGGAGGTCTACTACGCGGGGGCGCACGAAGGGACGATCGACGACGTCCTCGACCGGAAGGCGGACGTCGGCGTGTCGAAAAATACGGTCTACGACCGGTTCGCCGCGGAGAACCCCCGGATCGGCCGGGAGCTGTTGATCCTCGGGGAGTCGGACGAGGCGCCGGAAAACGCCCTGGCGCTTCGTAAGGAGATCGAAGATTCCGTGAAGGGGAAGCTTGTCGACGCGCTGATCGCGATGCACGCCGACCCGGAAGGGGTGAAGGTGCTGAAGGCCTTCGGCGCGCGCCGGTTCATCGCGACGACCGACACCGACTACGCGCCCGTGATGACGTACGCGAGGGAGCTCGGGATCGACCTCGCGAATTTCAGATTCCCGGCCGAAGAATGAAGAAGAAGATCCTCATCGGGTTGGGCATCCTGTCGCTCCTCTTCATGCTGATCGGCGCCTACGTCATCGTCACCGTCGACCGGGCGACCTCGAGGCTCGACCACCTGGTCAAGCTTCACCAGGTCGAGATCCTGCGGGAGCACCTGCTGCTTCAGATCAAGCGGGTGCAGTCCGACCTCGCCTGGAGCGGCACCCGGTACGCCAGCGGCGTCGATACGATCGTGTCGCACGGCCTCCAGATGGGAAAGGGGATCGACCGCTGCTTCCTGTGTCACCACTCGCCGCAGGTGACGGAAGGCCTGGTCGACCTGAAGCGTCAAACGGAGAGTTACGAGGACTTCCTGAGCCACGTCCTGACGCTCGAGGCGAACCGCGTCCGGCGGGAAGCGGAGAAGGACGAGGCGATCCGGAGGGGGCAGGATCTGATCGCCAAGGTCAACGGCATCATCGCCCTGACGAGCCGGAACCTCGAGTCGAACACCCGGGCGGTGTTCCGCCAGATCGCGATCACCAAGACCATGCTCTTCCTCCTCATCGCCGTGGGCCCCGTCATCCTGATGACCCTCGGTGTTCTCTTCACCCGGGCGCTGACCCGCCCGGTGAACACCCTCCTGACCGCCACGCGGCGTCTGAAAGGAGGCGCGCTGGACCACCGGGTCGAGGGGTTGAAGGACGAATTCGGGGAGCTGGCGACCTCCTTCAACGAGATGGCGGGCTCGCTCAAGGAGCAGATGCAAAAGATGCAGCGTACCGAGCAGATGGTCGTCGTGGGAGAGCTTGCGGCGGGGCTCGGACACGAGGTCAAGAATCCCCTCGCGGGGATCAAGGCGGCGGTGAACCTGCTCTCGGAGGAATTGACCCTGAACCGGGAGGACCAGGACCTGTTCTCCCGGATCGTGGAGCAGGTGGGCAGGCTCGAAGCCCTGATGAAGGGCTTCCTGAACTTCGCCAAGCCTCCCAAGCCGCAGTGGGAAAGGGTGAGCGTCAACGAAGTGCTCGAAACGACCATCGATTTCTACCTGGTTTCGCACCGGCCCTCCTCCCAGGCGTTCGGCGGCATCGACATCCAAAAGAGCATGGGGGACGGCCTTCCCCGGACGATGGCCGACCCCATGCAGCTGCAGCAGGTGTTCCTGAACCTGTTCCTGAACGCGGGCGACGCGATGTCGAACGGGGGGACCTTGGCGGTGAAGACCCTGTACGATGCGCCCGCGGATTCGATCCGGATCGAGATCAGGGATACGGGACCGGGGATCGATCCTGAGATCATGGGGAGAATGTTCAGCCCCTTCCTGACGACCAAACCGAAAGGCACCGGGCTCGGCCTGGCGATCTGCAGGCAGATGATCGAGCGGCACGGGGGATCCGTCGGCGCGGAGAACGATCCCGCGGGAGGCGCCCTCTTCCGCATCGTCCTCCCCGTCAAGAGAGGGGAGGAGGAGGTGAAGGCAACATGGTAGAGAAGGGGAAGGTGCTGCTCATCGACGACGACGGCCTGATCCTCGCCACGCTGACGCGGTCGTTGAGGAAGCAGGGGTACGAAGTCCTCGCCGACTCGAAAGGCCAGGACGTGTTGGCCCTGGCCCATTCCTTCCACCCCGACGTCGTCCTGCTGGATATCCGGCTCCCCGACAAAAACGGGATCGAGATCCTGAAGGAGATCACGGAGAGCCGGATCGACACGAAGGTGATCATGCTGACCTCCGACGACACCGCCGAGACGGCGATCAAGGCCATGAAGCTGGGCGCCGTCGACTACCTGACCAAGCCCTTCAATCTCGAAGAGGTCGATCTCGTCGTCCGCAAGGCGATCGAGAAGGACCGGCTCGAGCGGGAAGTCCAATGGCTCCGGCTCGCCAGTTCGGATTTTTCCGACAACAATTTCATCGGGGACGCGGGCGCGATACGGGAGATCCGGGAGAAGGCCGAAAAAATGGCGGCCGCCAAGGTTTCCACGCTGCTGATCACGGGGGAGAGCGGCACGGGGAAGGAGGTTCTCGCCCGGCACATCCATCGGCTTCTCCACGGGGAGGAGGGATCGCGGTCCGCGCCGTTCCTTCCGATCAATTGCACCGCACTGCCGGAGTCCCTCCTCGAGAGCGAGCTCTTCGGATATGAGAAGGGCGCGTTCACCGACGCGAAAGCGGAGAAAAAGGGGGTGTTCGAGCTGGCGAACAAGGGATCGATCCTGCTCGACGAGATCGGCGACATGAAGCAGGACCTCCAGAACAAGCTGTTGCGGATCGTGGAGAGAAAGGCGGTCCGGCGCATCGGCGGCGGGATGGAAATACCGGTCGACGTCACGGTCATGGCGACGACGAACCGGGACCTGTCCCGGGCGATCGAAGCGGGGGAGTTCCGGATGGACCTCTATTACCGCTTGAACGCCTTTTCCATCCACCTTCCCCCGTT is a window encoding:
- a CDS encoding DNA-binding response regulator, producing the protein MVEKGKVLLIDDDGLILATLTRSLRKQGYEVLADSKGQDVLALAHSFHPDVVLLDIRLPDKNGIEILKEITESRIDTKVIMLTSDDTAETAIKAMKLGAVDYLTKPFNLEEVDLVVRKAIEKDRLEREVQWLRLASSDFSDNNFIGDAGAIREIREKAEKMAAAKVSTLLITGESGTGKEVLARHIHRLLHGEEGSRSAPFLPINCTALPESLLESELFGYEKGAFTDAKAEKKGVFELANKGSILLDEIGDMKQDLQNKLLRIVERKAVRRIGGGMEIPVDVTVMATTNRDLSRAIEAGEFRMDLYYRLNAFSIHLPPLRERKEDIPVLAEHFLSWFCRRYNNTALKGFSREAGELMSSYRWPGNVRELKNVIERFVVLEKTGTIGPEQLPKEVIRTPVSEGSDPNVRFRLPESGISLDDVEKDFILQALERGKQNKAVAAKLLNITYQSLRYQIRKFGLE